From a single Bacteroidia bacterium genomic region:
- a CDS encoding DUF2911 domain-containing protein, with translation MTTQIKAFVFRALILSISLLVLPLSDTFGQALSLPDGGVNHKSHAGRRVGVTDIEVHWNAPGVKGREGKIWGTPVAYYGFSVLGFGSDGESPWRAGANESTTISFSTDVTIEGKKLAAGKYGFFIALGPDSSTLIFSSNTAGWGSYFYKPEQDVMRVSVKQQKDIPQNREWLEYTFSDQTDHSVVIALEWEHWRIPFTVEVDLKATTLASIERQMSGALGFDPPSLQAAAQWCLSNNVNLDQALVWINSATNPSLGGVTSFAALSTKAGLLRQKGNTSEADAAMQAALTNATVLELHVYGRQLIAQKKYEEAFAVFEQNFKKNGDTWPTHVGMARGYSAIGDAKKALKHAKIALTQAPDDLNKSSLEAMIKTLEDGKLLNQ, from the coding sequence ATGACAACTCAAATAAAAGCCTTTGTATTTCGCGCTTTGATACTCAGTATCAGCTTATTGGTACTACCGCTGTCTGACACTTTCGGCCAGGCACTTTCGTTGCCCGACGGCGGGGTCAACCATAAAAGCCATGCAGGAAGGCGCGTGGGTGTTACCGATATAGAAGTCCACTGGAATGCGCCCGGCGTAAAAGGAAGAGAAGGAAAAATATGGGGAACCCCTGTGGCTTATTACGGTTTTTCGGTCCTGGGTTTTGGCTCTGACGGAGAGTCGCCCTGGCGCGCCGGTGCCAATGAAAGCACCACGATTTCCTTTTCCACTGACGTGACCATCGAAGGCAAAAAACTGGCAGCCGGAAAATATGGATTTTTTATTGCCCTGGGTCCTGACTCTTCCACTCTCATCTTCTCGTCAAACACAGCCGGCTGGGGCAGCTATTTTTACAAACCCGAACAAGACGTGATGCGTGTTTCGGTAAAACAGCAAAAAGATATTCCCCAAAACAGAGAATGGCTGGAATATACTTTCTCTGACCAGACAGATCATTCTGTTGTGATTGCATTGGAATGGGAACACTGGCGGATACCATTTACCGTAGAAGTTGATCTGAAAGCGACGACCCTGGCTTCCATCGAGCGGCAGATGAGTGGTGCGCTGGGTTTTGACCCTCCAAGCCTCCAGGCTGCAGCACAATGGTGCCTTTCCAACAATGTAAATCTGGATCAAGCGCTGGTTTGGATCAATAGTGCAACAAATCCCAGCCTGGGCGGCGTTACTTCTTTTGCAGCACTTTCGACGAAAGCGGGGCTATTGCGCCAAAAAGGCAATACCAGTGAAGCCGATGCTGCCATGCAGGCTGCGCTGACAAATGCCACGGTACTTGAGTTGCACGTTTATGGCCGTCAGTTGATCGCCCAGAAAAAATACGAAGAAGCCTTTGCCGTTTTTGAGCAAAATTTTAAGAAAAACGGCGACACCTGGCCCACACATGTAGGCATGGCGCGGGGATATTCGGCTATCGGTGATGCAAAAAAAGCCTTAAAACACGCAAAAATTGCGCTGACTCAGGCCCCTGATGACTTAAACAAAAGTTCGCTGGAAGCGATGATCAAAACGCTGGAGGACGGCAAGCTATTGAATCAGTAG
- a CDS encoding sugar phosphate isomerase/epimerase, protein MIRRNFLQLSAAAGAGISLQLLAPSCMIPAESPYRKNIGLQLYTVRDQMAADAAGTLKAIRDLGYYQVETSNTQLAKIKPLADDLGLVVKSSFVDGPIITGRWDLRGVEDPGITFESVVEEAHTHGISHIVFGYMMKGERTKLDDYRSVSDKLNAAGELCRQAGIQLCYHNHAFEFEPMEGSTGFDILVEKFDKDLVKFELDIFWSSLGGVEPVGLMEKLGSRLSLIHLKDKLAGTPVQYDESQVPKDAFKELGNGEVDIKGVLTAAEKYGVDYCMVEQDQSPDPINSIGVSLDFMKKAWV, encoded by the coding sequence ATGATACGCAGAAACTTTCTTCAGCTTTCAGCCGCAGCAGGCGCAGGGATTTCCCTCCAGTTGCTGGCGCCTTCGTGTATGATTCCCGCAGAAAGCCCATACAGAAAAAATATCGGCCTGCAACTGTACACGGTGAGAGACCAAATGGCTGCCGATGCAGCCGGTACACTCAAAGCCATTCGCGACCTTGGCTACTACCAGGTTGAAACCAGCAATACTCAACTGGCAAAAATCAAGCCCCTGGCTGATGACCTCGGGCTGGTAGTCAAAAGTTCTTTTGTTGACGGCCCCATCATTACCGGCCGATGGGATCTGCGCGGGGTAGAAGATCCCGGCATCACCTTTGAAAGTGTCGTGGAAGAAGCCCATACACACGGCATTTCGCACATCGTGTTTGGGTATATGATGAAAGGAGAACGCACAAAACTTGACGATTATCGCTCGGTTTCAGACAAACTCAACGCAGCAGGCGAACTGTGCCGCCAGGCCGGAATACAACTCTGCTATCACAACCACGCTTTTGAGTTTGAGCCGATGGAAGGTTCCACCGGATTTGATATTCTGGTGGAAAAATTTGACAAAGATCTCGTCAAATTTGAGCTCGATATATTTTGGTCCAGCCTCGGCGGCGTAGAGCCGGTAGGACTGATGGAAAAACTTGGAAGCAGGCTTTCCCTTATCCATCTGAAAGACAAACTTGCAGGCACGCCGGTACAATACGACGAATCACAGGTACCCAAAGACGCATTCAAAGAACTCGGCAACGGCGAAGTGGATATCAAGGGTGTGCTCACAGCAGCCGAAAAATATGGGGTGGATTATTGTATGGTAGAACAGGATCAGTCTCCTGACCCGATCAACAGCATAGGTGTGAGTCTCGATTTTATGAAAAAAGCCTGGGTGTAA
- a CDS encoding CBS domain-containing protein encodes MATVRQLLSKKGSAVWSVSPNSTVFAALELMAEKNIGAVLVTQNDELVGIFSERDYARKVILHGKSSHHTAISDLMTHKVYFVKPNRSLSACLRLMTDRRIRHLPVMEDGKIMGMITIGDVVKEMISEQANTIQELESYIAGNGYGA; translated from the coding sequence ATGGCTACTGTAAGACAACTTTTATCAAAAAAAGGATCAGCTGTATGGTCCGTTTCTCCCAACTCTACTGTCTTTGCTGCACTTGAGCTTATGGCCGAAAAAAATATCGGTGCCGTGCTCGTGACGCAAAATGATGAACTCGTTGGCATTTTTTCCGAAAGGGATTATGCCCGTAAAGTCATTCTCCACGGAAAGTCTTCGCACCATACAGCCATCAGCGATCTGATGACACATAAGGTGTATTTTGTCAAACCCAACAGATCCCTCTCTGCCTGCCTCAGGCTGATGACCGACCGAAGAATCAGACACCTACCCGTAATGGAAGATGGGAAAATCATGGGGATGATCACCATCGGAGATGTAGTTAAGGAAATGATTTCCGAACAAGCCAACACCATTCAGGAGTTGGAAAGCTATATCGCCGGCAATGGATACGGCGCCTGA
- a CDS encoding exo-alpha-sialidase, which produces MKKLVLLWFTCIHCLLIFSQSNIFPLQPQHVHGSTLAELPNGDILVAWFQGSGERQADDVVIMGARLEKNTGKWSPPFLMADVSGFPDINPVLFLDPEQRLWLVWYTVLSNQWETSLLKYRQSDNYLNPGAPVWKWQDVIHMKPGGETEQGIGPDDPFVVAVRTKFEEYAQLLEKVDFFSKMGETDAHTARQRFEARIATINDLAMGKDWMARGKGTDSLGNVVSKEMGYPRFRRLGWQTRNKPIFLANGRMILPLYSDGFDFSLMAITDDGGQNWKFSEPLVGLGPVQPTLLQRKDGTIVALMRDNGPPPQRLMESHSTDGGFHWSVVVDSKIPNPGSAADALQLTDGPWLLVHNDTEDGRHSLAVSMSNDEGKTWQLLKHLETDSGARSHYPAIIQSRDGRVHVVYSFHKKNSEGEELKTIRYVTW; this is translated from the coding sequence ATGAAAAAGTTGGTTCTGCTCTGGTTTACGTGTATACATTGTCTTCTTATTTTTTCTCAGAGCAATATTTTTCCTCTTCAGCCGCAACATGTTCACGGTTCTACTCTGGCCGAACTTCCCAACGGAGATATACTTGTAGCGTGGTTTCAGGGATCAGGAGAAAGACAGGCAGATGATGTGGTAATTATGGGTGCCCGCCTGGAAAAGAATACGGGTAAGTGGTCTCCACCTTTTCTTATGGCAGATGTGTCCGGTTTTCCCGATATCAATCCTGTACTTTTTCTCGATCCGGAGCAGAGGTTGTGGCTGGTATGGTACACTGTGCTGTCCAATCAGTGGGAAACTTCTCTGTTGAAATATCGCCAGAGTGACAATTATCTCAACCCTGGCGCGCCTGTTTGGAAATGGCAGGATGTAATTCACATGAAACCCGGCGGTGAAACCGAGCAGGGAATCGGTCCTGATGATCCCTTTGTCGTTGCGGTCAGAACTAAGTTTGAGGAGTATGCGCAGCTATTGGAAAAAGTAGATTTTTTTTCCAAAATGGGCGAAACCGATGCCCATACTGCGCGGCAACGATTTGAGGCGCGGATAGCAACAATTAATGACCTGGCCATGGGTAAAGACTGGATGGCCAGGGGAAAAGGAACCGATAGCCTGGGCAATGTCGTGTCCAAAGAAATGGGGTATCCCCGTTTTCGCAGGCTTGGATGGCAAACGCGCAATAAGCCGATTTTTCTGGCCAACGGGCGAATGATATTGCCGCTTTATTCTGATGGGTTTGATTTTTCATTGATGGCTATTACGGACGATGGTGGACAAAACTGGAAATTTAGCGAACCACTGGTGGGGCTTGGACCTGTACAACCTACATTGTTGCAGCGCAAAGACGGTACGATTGTCGCGCTTATGCGGGACAATGGCCCTCCCCCGCAGCGGCTGATGGAGAGTCATTCGACTGACGGAGGATTTCACTGGTCAGTCGTGGTCGATAGTAAAATTCCGAATCCTGGTTCTGCGGCAGATGCCTTACAACTCACAGACGGGCCCTGGCTTTTGGTGCACAACGACACTGAGGATGGGCGGCATTCGCTTGCGGTATCCATGTCAAATGACGAAGGTAAAACCTGGCAATTGCTGAAGCATTTGGAAACGGATTCTGGTGCAAGGTCTCATTATCCGGCAATTATACAGAGTCGTGATGGAAGGGTACATGTGGTGTACAGTTTTCACAAAAAAAACAGTGAGGGGGAAGAGTTAAAAACTATTAGATATGTGACCTGGTGA
- a CDS encoding DUF1592 domain-containing protein, with the protein MTPFPHIRLLLVLLLSIWTVCLQADTEDDFRWRRDVRPIMRKHCSSCHNLSEKKGGINLDDTDFAIGVTSRGDLYQNVVRQILAGTMPPMGKPRMTHEEVEQTVAGINRLLDKALAEPDPGDAILRRMSHREYRYAIIDLTGVDFDAKEFFPSDGSGGEGFDNQSRVLFFTPLLIERYYEAADSILRAARHDELKWRKIVPTTYQPGFGEKISLWWNQQVLRKEMSMQAPVEAAGKVLIPFATTAYRRFLTQTEIDQMLDFFRDMYATRWQEKDGFDQAIFETLKTVLISPNFLYRSETNLTLSKPYLISNFELATRLSFLLWASIPDQELLNVAYRENLHDPEVIQREALRMMADPRFMRFTEAFSSQWLGVEQAMKEPKTDSKIFPEFNEALRKAMYQEVVQYFYHVFTRSRNLLELIDSDYTFLNETLARHYGIEGVEGEEMRAVLLSDRSRGGVLGMGAVLTASSLPTRTSPVLRGKWVLEQMLGTPPPPPPPDVPELEAAKKSVKNELDLRALLSAHRAPSTCAGCHQKMDPIGLGLENFDAIGRWREKYGETPIDASGVLVTGQAFKGPSALKEILCEDKEKFARNLSRKLLSYALGRGVGFTDSPTLTNMTNSLLENDFDSQKLMLSLVTSYPFHYKRSDMPERYNNDK; encoded by the coding sequence ATGACTCCTTTCCCTCATATCCGCCTTTTGTTGGTGCTGCTTCTCAGCATATGGACGGTCTGCTTACAGGCCGACACGGAGGATGATTTTCGCTGGCGCAGGGATGTTCGTCCGATTATGCGCAAACATTGTTCCTCCTGCCACAATCTTTCGGAAAAAAAAGGAGGAATCAACCTCGACGATACCGACTTTGCGATTGGGGTAACAAGCCGGGGCGACCTGTATCAAAATGTCGTGCGCCAGATACTTGCCGGCACCATGCCTCCTATGGGCAAACCCCGCATGACACATGAGGAAGTCGAACAAACCGTCGCGGGTATCAACCGTCTGCTCGATAAAGCGCTGGCCGAACCCGATCCCGGCGATGCGATTTTGCGCCGTATGAGCCACCGCGAATACCGCTACGCGATTATCGACCTCACGGGAGTGGATTTCGATGCAAAAGAATTTTTTCCTTCCGACGGCTCCGGCGGAGAAGGTTTTGACAACCAGTCTAGGGTATTGTTTTTTACCCCACTGCTGATCGAACGCTACTACGAAGCGGCAGATTCTATTCTCCGGGCTGCCCGCCACGATGAGCTTAAGTGGCGAAAAATTGTCCCAACAACCTATCAACCCGGTTTTGGAGAAAAAATCAGTCTTTGGTGGAACCAACAGGTGCTCCGAAAAGAAATGTCCATGCAGGCACCCGTTGAAGCTGCGGGTAAAGTGCTGATTCCTTTTGCTACTACCGCTTACCGGCGTTTTCTGACACAAACGGAAATTGATCAGATGCTGGACTTTTTCCGGGATATGTACGCTACCCGCTGGCAGGAAAAAGACGGATTTGATCAGGCCATTTTCGAAACGCTGAAAACGGTGCTCATTTCCCCCAATTTCCTCTACCGGTCAGAAACCAATCTGACGCTCAGTAAACCCTATCTGATCAGCAATTTTGAACTAGCCACCCGCCTGTCTTTTTTGCTATGGGCTTCTATTCCTGACCAGGAACTGCTCAATGTCGCCTACCGTGAAAATCTGCATGATCCGGAGGTGATTCAACGGGAAGCATTGCGTATGATGGCTGACCCGCGGTTTATGCGTTTTACCGAGGCTTTCTCCAGCCAGTGGCTAGGCGTAGAACAGGCCATGAAGGAACCGAAAACTGATTCGAAGATATTCCCCGAATTTAACGAGGCCCTCCGAAAAGCTATGTATCAGGAAGTGGTGCAGTATTTTTACCATGTGTTTACCCGCAGTCGCAACCTCCTGGAACTCATAGACAGCGATTATACATTTCTCAATGAAACCCTTGCCCGTCACTACGGAATAGAAGGTGTGGAAGGTGAGGAAATGCGCGCCGTATTGCTCTCTGACAGAAGCAGAGGTGGCGTATTGGGAATGGGCGCTGTATTGACAGCGTCTTCTCTTCCTACCCGCACCAGCCCTGTGCTTCGCGGAAAATGGGTGCTCGAACAAATGCTGGGTACACCACCACCACCGCCGCCACCCGATGTCCCTGAACTCGAAGCCGCAAAAAAATCTGTTAAAAACGAACTGGATCTCCGCGCACTGTTGAGTGCACACCGCGCACCTTCCACCTGCGCAGGCTGCCATCAGAAAATGGATCCCATCGGACTTGGCCTCGAAAATTTTGATGCGATTGGTCGCTGGCGGGAAAAATATGGCGAAACGCCGATTGATGCTTCTGGCGTGCTGGTTACCGGGCAAGCCTTTAAAGGGCCATCAGCACTTAAAGAAATACTTTGTGAAGACAAGGAAAAATTTGCGAGAAACCTCTCCCGCAAACTCCTTTCTTATGCACTTGGCCGGGGTGTAGGGTTTACCGATTCCCCTACCCTCACCAACATGACCAATAGTTTGCTCGAAAACGATTTTGATAGTCAGAAACTTATGCTTTCGCTCGTTACTTCTTATCCCTTCCATTATAAAAGAAGTGATATGCCCGAGCGCTACAACAATGATAAATAG
- the feoB gene encoding ferrous iron transport protein B has protein sequence MDKIEKIALVGNPNSGKTSVFNQLTGMNQQVGNYPGITVDKKSGTLRLPDGRKISVLDLPGTYSLYPRSEDERVVFDLLSNPASPDFPDLVIVVIDSTNLERNLLLFTQIYDLNIPCMLVLNMIDIATKNGIVIDHKKLSQAFSDTLVIPVNARKGEGIDALKKHLSDFKKPVPHQPFVTLQSVAHVATTLDPVAIEPHLLISTDDAAQVAETKERYLKIRDLLQHIVKTQSKVGLNRKITSRLDQIVVHPIAGYAIFLGILFVMFQAIYSLAEIPMNLIDEVFLVLSQWCKEVLPAGIFTDLLAEGIVPGLGGVVIFVPQITLLFLFIVLLEETGYMSRVVFIMDRLMRPFGLNGKSVVPLISGVACAIPAIMATRNIDNWKDRLITIMVTPLMSCSARLPVYTLLIALVVPDQRIGGIINLKGLVLLGLYLVGVVAALVAAIIFRYIIKSKQKSFLVLELPHYKMPRWNNVWITLWEKIRLFVWDAGKVIMAISIILWVLASYGPPKRIQAAVEAIPQPEITDSLAVETYERQVNTIKLENSWIGMLGKGIEPVIAPLGYDWKIGIALITSFAAREVFVGSMATIYSVGEDFEEDESLIQRMRAEQNPRTGQAVYTLASGISLMLFYAFAMQCMSTIAIVYRETKSWKWPLIQMVFMTALAYIAAFIAYQFLS, from the coding sequence GTGGATAAAATTGAAAAAATTGCACTCGTAGGCAACCCCAATTCCGGGAAAACATCGGTTTTTAACCAGCTGACCGGGATGAATCAACAGGTAGGTAACTACCCGGGTATTACCGTTGACAAAAAATCGGGGACACTCAGGCTTCCGGATGGAAGAAAGATATCTGTGCTGGATTTGCCGGGAACCTACAGTTTATATCCCCGGTCTGAAGATGAACGGGTAGTATTTGACCTTCTGAGCAATCCCGCCAGTCCTGACTTTCCAGATCTGGTCATTGTTGTGATTGATTCTACGAATCTGGAACGCAATCTACTCTTATTCACCCAGATATACGATCTCAACATTCCTTGTATGCTGGTGCTGAATATGATCGACATTGCCACCAAAAACGGAATTGTCATCGATCACAAAAAGCTCAGCCAGGCATTTTCCGACACACTGGTTATTCCGGTAAATGCGCGAAAAGGAGAGGGGATCGATGCACTGAAAAAACATCTTTCGGATTTCAAAAAACCGGTGCCCCACCAGCCTTTTGTGACACTTCAGTCGGTAGCGCACGTTGCTACTACGCTTGACCCTGTTGCCATTGAGCCGCATTTACTTATCTCAACAGATGATGCCGCGCAGGTAGCGGAAACCAAAGAGCGATATCTGAAAATCAGGGATCTGCTTCAGCACATTGTAAAAACGCAATCTAAAGTTGGCCTCAACCGCAAAATCACTTCCAGGCTTGACCAGATTGTCGTCCACCCGATTGCCGGTTATGCCATATTTCTTGGGATATTATTTGTAATGTTTCAGGCGATCTACTCACTGGCAGAAATACCCATGAACCTCATCGACGAGGTATTTCTCGTCCTCAGCCAATGGTGTAAAGAAGTGCTGCCCGCAGGTATTTTCACCGATCTGCTTGCCGAAGGAATTGTACCGGGGCTGGGCGGTGTGGTTATTTTTGTGCCTCAGATCACCCTTTTGTTTCTGTTTATTGTCCTGCTGGAAGAAACTGGTTATATGTCCCGGGTGGTATTTATTATGGACAGACTGATGCGCCCATTTGGTCTGAATGGGAAAAGTGTGGTACCGCTGATTTCCGGCGTTGCCTGCGCGATTCCGGCCATCATGGCGACCCGCAACATCGACAACTGGAAAGACCGGCTGATCACCATTATGGTTACGCCGCTGATGAGTTGTTCTGCCCGACTGCCTGTATATACCTTGCTGATTGCACTCGTGGTTCCCGACCAGCGAATCGGTGGGATCATAAACCTGAAAGGGCTGGTATTGTTGGGGTTATACCTCGTGGGAGTTGTCGCAGCGCTGGTTGCGGCCATTATTTTCCGCTACATCATCAAATCCAAACAAAAAAGTTTCCTTGTATTGGAGTTGCCTCATTATAAAATGCCCCGCTGGAACAATGTATGGATTACCCTGTGGGAAAAGATCAGATTATTTGTATGGGATGCGGGAAAAGTAATTATGGCTATTTCCATTATCCTGTGGGTACTAGCATCTTACGGCCCGCCCAAACGTATCCAGGCTGCGGTTGAGGCAATTCCACAGCCCGAAATAACCGATTCACTCGCTGTAGAGACCTACGAGCGCCAGGTAAATACCATTAAACTCGAAAACTCATGGATCGGTATGTTGGGTAAGGGGATAGAACCCGTGATTGCGCCGCTGGGTTACGACTGGAAAATCGGTATTGCCCTGATTACCTCTTTTGCCGCAAGGGAAGTGTTTGTAGGTTCAATGGCTACGATCTACAGTGTAGGAGAAGATTTTGAAGAAGACGAATCGCTGATCCAGCGCATGCGGGCAGAGCAAAATCCCCGGACAGGGCAGGCTGTTTACACTTTGGCTTCAGGTATTTCGCTGATGTTGTTTTACGCATTTGCCATGCAGTGTATGAGCACAATCGCGATTGTCTACCGGGAAACCAAAAGCTGGAAATGGCCGTTAATACAAATGGTATTTATGACCGCTCTGGCATATATAGCCGCATTCATCGCTTATCAATTTTTATCGTGA
- a CDS encoding FeoA family protein, whose product MITQRLDKYRINQMAEISTVVQNSLTAKLTDMGLFSGKKIKVLFRAPLGDPIAVDVEGYILSLRLDEAAMIQVTPVE is encoded by the coding sequence ATGATTACGCAGCGTTTGGACAAATACAGGATCAATCAGATGGCCGAGATCAGCACCGTAGTGCAAAATAGTCTGACTGCAAAACTTACCGATATGGGTTTATTCTCCGGTAAGAAAATCAAGGTACTATTCCGTGCTCCGTTGGGAGATCCGATCGCCGTCGATGTAGAGGGTTATATTCTTTCGTTACGACTGGATGAAGCTGCTATGATACAGGTTACACCGGTTGAATGA
- a CDS encoding GNAT family protein: MDLPFSPFPILETPRMFLRQIVDADVQEMFFLRSDKRVMKYIDRPLCHSPEDALALIRSIEENRVKSEGIAWGMCLRDDPRLIGTIGYWRMKIHNFRAEIGYMLHPDFHRMGLTSEAMKFVMGFGFEKMNLHSIEAHINPGNHASAQLLEKLGFVREAYFREDYYFNGKFLDTAIYSLLRSDTIKL; this comes from the coding sequence ATGGATCTCCCTTTTTCCCCCTTTCCCATCCTCGAAACGCCCCGCATGTTCCTCCGGCAGATTGTCGATGCAGATGTGCAGGAAATGTTTTTTCTCCGGTCCGACAAACGGGTAATGAAGTACATTGACCGGCCGCTTTGCCATAGCCCGGAAGATGCGCTGGCTCTTATCAGAAGCATTGAGGAAAACAGGGTAAAAAGCGAGGGAATCGCCTGGGGTATGTGTCTTCGCGACGATCCGCGACTGATTGGTACGATCGGTTACTGGCGTATGAAAATCCATAACTTTCGCGCCGAAATTGGCTATATGCTCCATCCTGACTTTCACAGAATGGGCCTGACCTCAGAGGCAATGAAATTTGTCATGGGTTTTGGATTCGAAAAAATGAATCTTCATTCGATCGAAGCGCATATCAATCCCGGCAATCATGCTTCGGCGCAACTGCTGGAAAAACTTGGGTTTGTGCGTGAGGCCTATTTCCGGGAAGATTATTACTTCAACGGAAAGTTCCTCGATACGGCTATTTACTCGCTGCTAAGATCTGATACAATCAAACTCTAG
- a CDS encoding T9SS type A sorting domain-containing protein yields the protein MNHRLILLTILILSFISLRSQHQWARQSVGQGVETRDLSVDLWGNSYVFGDFTGTVMWGTHTVVQNNTVNTEGPVFLAKYDTDGNAIWARGIKGKSANNGNAVTNDAAGNVYVCGEYDQTNSFSILDFGNGLTLEGNPSYSVFLAKADSAGTFLWAERILASDDVGEQRITAKDILVTGADVYITGEVLQPVSVGGNTYNTASGDKTQMFIAKYDTAGNFQWFKHTNRVGDFGTASGAYLYAGKHNNIYVIGSHNKFSVTWDSDTFGVNPQTSNAHLFIGSFDSNGNMLWHQWVATSSNGAQQPHPVGVDGNGNITTTIRVLGNTWLSDTSFFATGPERYLLKLDSLGNRKYLKPAYTFSGLAGPVTNVHALYAQDNGITYAVGTHGLHPVIFGNDTLPHDPGGINQRNFFVAYDPNGNVLDAKLWADEYLEIFYEFNMATLTGDAQGNLFVTGRMEGAAKVGNDTLDQMFNMFLVKTDPDGFFDLSTDLDAELKSGRSFHLYPNPASESVWMEYKTDKPEHIEIQIANLHGQILLKDERQFSPGLTQQQMSLPEIPAGIYTVVFIRDNVKVGAEKLVISR from the coding sequence ATGAATCATCGCCTTATTCTTCTCACAATTCTTATCCTTTCTTTTATTTCTCTCCGGTCTCAACATCAATGGGCAAGGCAAAGTGTGGGTCAGGGGGTGGAAACCCGCGATCTGTCTGTTGACCTTTGGGGAAACAGTTATGTATTTGGTGATTTTACCGGGACGGTTATGTGGGGAACTCACACCGTTGTGCAAAACAATACTGTCAATACCGAGGGGCCTGTTTTTCTCGCCAAATATGACACCGATGGAAATGCCATATGGGCCAGAGGAATAAAAGGAAAAAGCGCCAACAATGGCAATGCAGTCACCAATGATGCTGCCGGTAATGTGTATGTCTGCGGTGAATATGACCAGACCAATAGCTTTTCCATTCTGGATTTTGGAAATGGACTTACGCTAGAAGGGAATCCTTCGTATAGCGTATTTCTCGCAAAAGCTGACTCGGCAGGTACATTTCTATGGGCAGAGCGAATCCTGGCATCTGATGATGTCGGCGAACAGCGTATTACCGCAAAGGATATACTTGTGACAGGCGCAGATGTGTACATTACCGGTGAAGTTTTACAGCCTGTATCGGTCGGTGGCAATACCTATAATACCGCCAGCGGCGACAAAACACAGATGTTTATTGCCAAATATGACACTGCGGGCAATTTCCAGTGGTTTAAACACACCAACCGGGTGGGAGATTTTGGAACAGCAAGTGGTGCGTATCTGTATGCAGGTAAACACAATAATATCTATGTGATAGGTAGCCATAACAAGTTTTCCGTAACCTGGGACAGCGATACCTTTGGCGTTAATCCACAGACCTCCAACGCGCATTTGTTTATTGGCAGTTTTGATTCCAATGGAAATATGCTCTGGCACCAGTGGGTTGCTACTTCCAGCAATGGTGCACAACAACCACATCCTGTCGGGGTGGATGGCAATGGTAATATTACTACCACCATTCGGGTATTGGGTAATACATGGCTGTCAGATACCTCCTTTTTTGCTACAGGACCGGAGCGCTATTTGCTGAAACTTGATTCGCTGGGAAACAGAAAATATTTAAAACCTGCCTACACATTTTCCGGATTGGCCGGCCCGGTAACCAATGTTCACGCCTTATACGCTCAGGATAATGGGATTACTTATGCGGTAGGTACACATGGATTACATCCTGTCATATTTGGCAATGATACCCTGCCACATGACCCGGGAGGCATCAACCAGCGGAATTTTTTTGTTGCTTATGATCCAAACGGAAATGTGCTGGACGCAAAACTTTGGGCAGATGAATACCTCGAAATATTCTACGAATTTAACATGGCGACACTCACCGGAGATGCGCAGGGAAATCTGTTTGTAACCGGAAGAATGGAAGGTGCTGCGAAAGTCGGTAATGATACACTGGATCAGATGTTTAATATGTTTCTGGTGAAAACTGACCCAGACGGATTTTTTGACCTTAGCACAGATCTTGATGCCGAACTTAAATCCGGGCGATCCTTTCATCTTTATCCTAACCCCGCTTCAGAATCAGTCTGGATGGAGTACAAAACTGATAAGCCGGAACATATTGAGATTCAGATTGCGAATCTTCACGGACAGATTTTGTTGAAGGATGAGCGGCAATTTTCCCCTGGTTTAACCCAACAACAAATGTCGCTGCCCGAAATTCCCGCAGGAATATATACAGTGGTTTTTATTCGGGACAATGTGAAGGTCGGGGCGGAAAAACTTGTTATCAGCCGTTGA